The nucleotide sequence CTTGCAGAAAAGTGTACGTGAGATTTCTGCCGGACGTGAAGATACGGTATGTATAGAATATTGTACAAATAACGAAGAAATGCTTGTAAGTACAATGGATGTGGCTCTTGGAAAGAGCGGCATATCACTTATAGGCGGAACGGTATTCGGCTATCCTGCAAATGTTAAGGGGCAGGTAACATATAATGGTGATGTGTATGAAAATACCTGTGCATATATTCTTGTTAAAAATCTGAAGGGTAAGGCAAGAGTATACAGGGAGAATATTTATGGCAAGATGGATAATAACCCTCATATTGCCACAAAAGTTAATACTAAAGAAAAAGAACTTATCGAGCTTGATCATAAGAGCGCAGCCGAAGTATATTCATCGGAACTTGGGATTTCAAAGGATAAGATCTGTGATAACGTTCTTAAAAATCCCCTTGGAAGAGCTGTTGAGGACAATATCTATATTTCTTCGCAGCATACACTCAAACCCAACGGAACACTTGTAAATTATAAGAGCATCAATGAAAATGATACTATTTATTTCCTGAAACTTCTTGATTATGATGATATCAACAGGGTTACAAGAGAAACGATAAGTGGAGACTTCAGGAATATCAATCTTGTGATCTCGTGCAACTGTATTTTCCGTTATGTGCTCTTTAACAACGAAAATTACTTTAATACCTTCCTGAATAATATGTCGACGATAGGAAACCACGTTGGCAATATCGGAGGTGGAGAGCAGTTTAACAATCAACATGTTAACCAGACCATGGTTTGTGCTGTATTTGATTGAGGGGGTCACAGAGAATGTTTGGATTCAGAAAAGCAGTTGAAGAGACAGAATCTGTTCAGAAGGAACAGACTCCGGTAAATAGTCACAATCTTAAGGATGACCTTGTAGGATTAAGAGCTTTTGGAAATTATGTAAATGAGCAGAAGGCGAAGCTTCAGGAAGAAGAGGTTGCAACTTCTGACGAGCTGAAGGCAATAAGAACGTCATTTAATGCTGTTAATGATAAGACCCAGGAAATGAACAATTCTGTGGATAATTTCAGAGAGCAGTTTAATAATGTACGTTCAATAACAGCTTCTTTTGATGAAATTATCGAGAAAATGCTTGCAACAGCTGATGAAACTCATACTAATATGAGCAAGGTAAGAAACAGTTCGGATTCTGTTGAAAATACCATAGCTGAGGTACAGTCAGTATTTACAGAATTTCAGAAGAGCTTTGATGAGATTCAGGAAAAGGTAAATCAGATCAATGGTATAGCAAATCAGACAAATCTTCTGGCACTTAATGCATCTATTGAAGCAGCGAGAGCAGGAGAAAGCGGAAGAGGATTTGCAGTTGTTGCTGATCAGGTAAATAAGCTTTCCTCGGATATAAAAACTCTTGTAAGTTCTATAGGAGACAGCATGGGTGTGCTTAATAATAATAACAGCAAGCTTATGTCTTCGATCGATGATACAAGAAAGGCAATGCAGGAATCTGTAGAGCATGTCAATGAAACTGAGGAAGTAGTTGATAATATCAAGATCGTTGCCGGCGAAATAGAGGGCGGCAATAAGAAGATGTCAGAAGTATTTGCAGAATGTGCCGATAATGTAAATGATATTACAAACAGCATTCAGACTTCGGTAAGTTATTTTGAAAGAGTTGAAGATGCGATCAATGATATGAGTGTTAACATCACGAGAAAAGGATTCATATTTGAAAATATGGGAAATATCCTTGATCAGACTGATGCTCTTATCGACAGGGTCGAAAAGAGAAACGAATAAAGCACTTCATGAAGGGAAGCCTGTCCAAACGCTGGTCAAAGTTTGGCAGACTCCCCTTTTTCTATTTTAAATAAAAAATAAAAAAAGTTGTTGACATGGGTGAAACAGAGTGGTATTATTCTAAATGTGCCACAGAGAACAAGAGTTAAAAACACAATATCTTGTGGTTATTAAGTGGTCAGGAACTAAATATAGTGCGCGGAAGTGTCGGAATTGGCAGACGAGCAAGACTAAGGATCTTGTGCATACTACTTGCGTGCGGGTTCAAGTCCCGCCTTCCGCATTAAATGAGAACAGCTTTCAGCTGTTCTTTTTTTGCGTGGAAGGGGTCCTTGAACCCGGCTTGCTGACGCAAGCGGTTCAAGGTCTCGGCGACCATAAAGGCCGCCTCGGTCGGCGCTAAGCGGGTGTCCACTGGACACCCAGCGCCCCGCCATCCGCATAAAAAAAGAACAGCTAATAGCCGTTCTTTTTTGCGTGGAAGGGGTCCTTGAACCCGGCTTGCTGACGTAAGCGATTCAAGGTCTCGGCGACCATGTTGCGGTGTTTGCTCTTTCTCTTGATAAAATGCGAATTCTACATTATAATTGTTTAAGTAATGAATTCTACGCTAGGAGGATGCGTCAATGGGTTTTTTTAGTGATTTTAAGGATGACCTTGAGTCATCACTGGAAGAAGTTAATGAGACTCAGGATACAGCTGCGGCAGAAGAGTTACCTATAGAAGATATTTCTTTAGAAAATACGGCAATTGAAGGAATAGAGCCGGAAGAAGCTTTAACAGAAGAAGCTTTGTCGGAAGAAATTTCTTTAGAGGAAATTCCTGTTGAAGAAGTTGCAGCTGTAGATGGGGATGTTATTGGAGATATACCATCAGAACCGCTGCAGGATGAGCAGCCTGTAGGAACTGAGGAAGCGGATATTTCACAGTTGGAGGCTGAAATATCGGCAGAAGCGGAAAATATTACAGAAAATCAAATTGAAGAGGAGAGTATTGAGATGAGTGGAGACAAGAATGAATTTGAGAATGTATTAAGTGATGGACCTGCAACTGATGAGGTGGGCAGCATTACAGCTGGAATGACCATTAATGGTAACATTTCTTCAGAGGGTTCGCTTGATGTATTTGGTACAGTTGTTGGAGATATTACGGTTAAGGGGAAACTTAATATTTCCGGAAGTATCACAGGAAACTCAAACGCAGCCGAGATTTTTGCTGATTCTGCAAAGATCACAGGTGAGGTTATCTCAAACGGTGCAGTAAAAGTTGGCCAGGAATCTGTAATCATTGGCAACATTGCTGCAACATCAGCAGTTATAGCAGGTGCTGTAAAGGGAAATATCGATGTACACGGACCTGTTATTCTTGATACATCAGCCATTGTTATGGGTGATATCAAGTCTAAATCAGTACAGATCAATAATGGTGCCGTTATCGAAGGTCACTGCTCACAGGCTTATGCAGATGTAAGCCCGACATCTTTCTTTGATGATTTGAAGAGCAGCTTTGACGATAAGAAGAAAAAATAATTAAGGCAGGGATCATACAATATTATGAAAAGAGTAATGCTTAAACTCTCCGGCGAGGCACTTGCCGGAGATAAGAAGACGGGCTTTGACGAAGAAACAGTACGTGGAGTAGCACTTCAGGTAAAGAAACTGGTCGAAGATAAGGTTGAGGTCGGAATTGTTATAGGCGGAGGAAATTTCTGGAGAGGCAGAAGTTCTGAGCGTATTGACAGAACAAAGGCTGACCAGATAGGGATGCTTGCTACAATAATGAACTGTATTTATGTATCTGAGATTTTCAGATCGGAAGGAATGATGACAAACATTCTTACTCCTTTTGAGTGCGGTTCATTTACCAAGCTTTTCTCCAAGGACAGAGCAAATAAATATTTTGCACATGGACAGGTAGTATTCTTTGCAGGCGGTACCGGTCATCCGTATTTTTCAACGGATACAGGTGTTGTTCTCCGCGCAGTGGAGGTAGAGGCAGATGCCATTCTTCTTGCAAAAGCTATTGATGGAGTGTATGATTCTGACCCAAAGAACAATCCGAATGCGAAAAAATATGACAAGCTGACGATCAGCGAAATAGTTGAGAAGAAACTGCAGGTTATAGATCTTGCGGCTTCGATCATAGCTATGGAGAATAAGATGCCGATGCGCGTTTTTTCGCTTAATGAAAAAGATGGAATAATAAACGCAGTAAGCGGCGACTTTAAGGGAACCGACATTACCTGCTGAAAGGGAAAATATGGACGAGAGAGTAAAAAAATATGAAGTCAAGATGAATAAGTCACTTGATAATCTTGATGGAGAGTACAAGGCAATAAGAGCCGGAAGAGCAAATCCTCATATTCTTGATAAGATAAGAGTAGATTATTATGGAACACCTACGCCCATACAGCAGGTAGGTAATGTTTCAGTTCCGGAGGCAAGAGTTATAATGATCAAACCTTATGATAAAACTATGCTTAAGGAGATCATCAAGGCTCTTGAAGTTTCTGATATAGGCATTAATCCTAATAACGACGGAACTTCAATACGACTTGTATTCCCGGAACTTACCGAGGAACGTCGTAAGCAGCTTTGCAAGGATGTCAAGAAAAAGGGCGA is from Lachnospiraceae bacterium C1.1 and encodes:
- a CDS encoding FIST N-terminal domain-containing protein, which encodes MQSVVGYSKNKDVKAAVEEATSRMKSPVGIIIMSDYQMLPEASRLIHEKFPDAETIGTSGTSYCNTESSDSILVVTAFESEAKCVAGVIKHLATCPIADIGGLQKSVREISAGREDTVCIEYCTNNEEMLVSTMDVALGKSGISLIGGTVFGYPANVKGQVTYNGDVYENTCAYILVKNLKGKARVYRENIYGKMDNNPHIATKVNTKEKELIELDHKSAAEVYSSELGISKDKICDNVLKNPLGRAVEDNIYISSQHTLKPNGTLVNYKSINENDTIYFLKLLDYDDINRVTRETISGDFRNINLVISCNCIFRYVLFNNENYFNTFLNNMSTIGNHVGNIGGGEQFNNQHVNQTMVCAVFD
- a CDS encoding methyl-accepting chemotaxis protein, translating into MFGFRKAVEETESVQKEQTPVNSHNLKDDLVGLRAFGNYVNEQKAKLQEEEVATSDELKAIRTSFNAVNDKTQEMNNSVDNFREQFNNVRSITASFDEIIEKMLATADETHTNMSKVRNSSDSVENTIAEVQSVFTEFQKSFDEIQEKVNQINGIANQTNLLALNASIEAARAGESGRGFAVVADQVNKLSSDIKTLVSSIGDSMGVLNNNNSKLMSSIDDTRKAMQESVEHVNETEEVVDNIKIVAGEIEGGNKKMSEVFAECADNVNDITNSIQTSVSYFERVEDAINDMSVNITRKGFIFENMGNILDQTDALIDRVEKRNE
- a CDS encoding polymer-forming cytoskeletal protein — its product is MGFFSDFKDDLESSLEEVNETQDTAAAEELPIEDISLENTAIEGIEPEEALTEEALSEEISLEEIPVEEVAAVDGDVIGDIPSEPLQDEQPVGTEEADISQLEAEISAEAENITENQIEEESIEMSGDKNEFENVLSDGPATDEVGSITAGMTINGNISSEGSLDVFGTVVGDITVKGKLNISGSITGNSNAAEIFADSAKITGEVISNGAVKVGQESVIIGNIAATSAVIAGAVKGNIDVHGPVILDTSAIVMGDIKSKSVQINNGAVIEGHCSQAYADVSPTSFFDDLKSSFDDKKKK
- the pyrH gene encoding UMP kinase, with amino-acid sequence MKRVMLKLSGEALAGDKKTGFDEETVRGVALQVKKLVEDKVEVGIVIGGGNFWRGRSSERIDRTKADQIGMLATIMNCIYVSEIFRSEGMMTNILTPFECGSFTKLFSKDRANKYFAHGQVVFFAGGTGHPYFSTDTGVVLRAVEVEADAILLAKAIDGVYDSDPKNNPNAKKYDKLTISEIVEKKLQVIDLAASIIAMENKMPMRVFSLNEKDGIINAVSGDFKGTDITC
- the frr gene encoding ribosome recycling factor: MDERVKKYEVKMNKSLDNLDGEYKAIRAGRANPHILDKIRVDYYGTPTPIQQVGNVSVPEARVIMIKPYDKTMLKEIIKALEVSDIGINPNNDGTSIRLVFPELTEERRKQLCKDVKKKGEECKVAIRNIRRDGNEEFKKLSKEDVSEDLISELQDDLQKLTDSFIKKVDAASAEKEKEIMTV